In one Halichondria panicea chromosome 4, odHalPani1.1, whole genome shotgun sequence genomic region, the following are encoded:
- the LOC135334857 gene encoding transcription and mRNA export factor ENY2-like isoform X2 — translation MTDYQTDKKRREVQIRTQVSQKLEESGERDKLKELLRGRLRECGWRDQLKDHCRGIITQKGLSNVTVDGLIQEITPKARASVPDAVKKELLTRIREYLEKQT, via the exons ATGACAGA CTATCAGACAGACAAGAAGAGAAGGGAAGTGCAGATCAGAACACAAGTCAGTCAAAAGCTGGAGGAAAGTGGAGAGAGAGATAA ACTCAAAGAGCTATTGCGTGGTCGTCTAAGAGAGTGTGGTTGGAGGGACCAGTTGAAGGACCATtgcagag GTATCATCACTCAGAAGGGCCTCAGTAATGTCACTGTAGATGGTCTTATTCAAGAAATCACACCCAAAGCACGGG CCTCTGTACCTGATGCTGTCAAGAAGGAGCTATTGACACGCATACGAGAATACTTAGAGAAGCAAACTTAA
- the LOC135334806 gene encoding lysine-specific demethylase 4C-like has translation MAAWTLGNGGIMTFTPTWEQFQDFQGFISYMEEQGAHHCGVAKIVPPREWTPRSNYDNVGDLVIQSPISQTVMGQQGVYQVYNIQRKPITVREYKILANSDKYCPPKAKDHEELERKFWKNVTFNAPLYGADLAGSLMDPVLEEWNIDHLPSILNRLSEQGVNIPGVNSAYLYFGMWKTLFAWHTEDMDLYSINYLHYGAPKAWYAIPPVHGQRLERLARGLFPDCFDGCSSFLRHKMSVISPSTLKHHSIPFNKVVQESGEIIITFPYGYHAGFNHGFNCAESTNFGSLRWVELGRNASRCLCQEDNVRIDMDLFDALVPVDRKRPNSPLPEEEGDTANKRSRLQEDWTVKLKGLWQTEPRDFAVEKAFNEVISQEGSMCCVCSMFEAPTPYNRWTREELEAKTSCLRSQAATKPLKVVVQRALVCLPPSVSSSEDKVLVCHQCSISVHKSCYGVSGVVAGDWLCARCCVGASDAECSLCLLRGGALKATDGGQWAHLVCAVSIPEVSLADPAKREPVLTDNITRARRKLRCSLCPSVAGNTTSRGHGICVQCIQSKCCSPMHVSCALYKGLIIERRGSASGFLCSRHSRQCGTTQTLCPGEEVYVLQDKRYVTGHVKSVEPVATYRVEFDDGSLCSDITLADIVEGPSALSPGSKVLIRWSDEKLYNATLLSEIASSLYEVSCVAGGCVSVSTDIYSTKQKLPRKVLKEMSAAKL, from the exons ATGGCGGCTTGGACACTCGGTAATGGCGGAATAATGACTTTTACTCCAACTTGGGAGCAGTTCCAAGACTTCCAAGGTTTTATCTCCTATATGGAGGAACAAGGAGCTCATCATTGTGGTGTAGCCAAG atagtGCCCCCCAGAGAATGGACCCCTCGATCAAACTATGACAACGTTGGAGACTTGGTTATTCAGAGTCCTATATCACAGACAGTCATGGGTCAGCAAGGTGTGTATCAGGTGTACAACATTCAGCGGAAACCTATCACTGTAAGAGAGTACAAGATATTGGCCAACAGTGACAA ATATTGCCCCCCCAAAGCCAAAGATCACGAGGAACTAGAACGCAAGTTCTGGAAGAATGTCACGTTCAATGCGCCCTTATATGGTGCTGACCTAGCTGGTAGTCTAATGGACCCAGTACTGGAAGAATGGAATATTGACCATCTCCCTTCTATACTCAACCGTCTATCTGAACAAGGTGTCAACATCCCAGGAGTCAACTCAGCATATCTTTACTTTGGTATGTGGAAGACATTGTTTGCCTGGCACACAGAAGACATGGATCTATACAGCATCAACTATCTTCACTATGGTGCTCCTAAAGCATG GTACGCCATTCCACCAGTGCATGGTCAGAGATTGGAGAGACTGGCGAGGGGACTCTTCCCAGACTGTTTTGATGGTTGCTCTTCTTTCCTGAGACATAAGATGTCTGTCATTTCTCCATCGACTCTGAAGCACCACTCTATACCATTCAACAAG GTAGTACAAGAGAGTGGAGAGATCATCATCACCTTCCCATATGGATATCATGCTGGATTCAATCACGGTTTCAACTGTGCTGAGTCAACCAACTTTGGAAGCCTTAGATGGGTAGAGCTAGGACGCAATGCATCACGTTGCTTGTGTCAAGAAGACAATGTGAGAATAGACATGGATCTCTTTGATGCT ctGGTTCCAGTGGACAGGAAGAGGCCTAACTCACCACTACCAGAGGAAGAAGGAGACACTGCCAATAAGAGAAGTAGACTACAAGAG GACTGGACTGTCAAGTTGAAGGGCCTATGGCAAACTGAGCCACGGGATTTTGCTGTTGAGAAAGCCTTCAACGAGGTCATATCTCAAGAAGGCagcatgtgttgtgtgtgctcCATGTTTGAAGCCCCTACTCCTTATAACAGATGGACAAGGGAAGAGCTTGAAGCTAAGACCTCTTGTCTGAGATCCCAGGCAGCCACTAAGCCACTCAAAGTGGTGGTACAACGTGCACTCGTGTGTTTACCTCCCTCTGTTAGCAGCTCTGAAGACAAGGTCCTAGTATGTCATCAATGCTCTATATCTGTACACAAGT CTTGTTATGGAGTTAGTGGTGTGGTGGCTGGGGATTGGTTGTGTGCACGCTGCTGTGTAGGTGCCTCTGATGCAGAATGCTCTCTGTGTTTACTGCGTGGAGGAGCCCTCAAAGCCACTGATGGAGGACAATGGGCAcatcttgtgtgtgcagtgtctATACCTGAAGTATCTCTTGCTGATCCTGCCAAGAGGGAGCCTGTTCTTACAGACAATATCACCAGAGCTAGAAGAAAGCTTCGGTGTAGTCTATGTCCTAGTGTGGCAGGCAACACCACCTCACGTGGTCACGGTATCTGTGTTCAATGCATACAGTCCAAGTGTTGCTCTCCCATGCATGTGAGCTGTGCATTGTATAAAGGCCTCATCATAGAGAGACGTGGTTCTGCATCAGGATTCCTGTGTTCTAGACACTCT AGACAGTGTGGCACTACACAGACTCTGTGTCCTGGGGAAGAAGTGTACGTACTTCAAGACAAGAG GTATGTAACAGGTCATGTCAAGAGTGTGGAACCTGTTGCTACTTATCGTGTTGAGTTTGATGATGGCAGTCTGTGTTCTGATATCACACTTGCTGATATTGTGGAG gGTCCGTCTGCTCTGAGCCCAGGGAGTAAGGTGCTCATACGTTGGTCCGATGAAAAGCTGTACAATGCAACTCTCTTATCAGAAATTGCCAGCTCACTGTATGAG gtatCTTGTGTGGCTGGTGGTTGTGTAAGTGTATCTACTGATATCTACTCCACTAAACAAAAACTGCCTCGCAAAGTTCTCAAG GAAATGTCTGCTGCCAAACTGTAA
- the LOC135334813 gene encoding sperm-associated antigen 16 protein-like, protein MAANILTTYSPHNVQGRPDPEQLATQGYLFSLDHVATISSPAPLVNEGGGFIRPLTKYCMIAIATQTLQQMEDTYYLQEELLEGDSDDGFTYEEVPVSESVSSGDEDLSAAVQNVTAGIKATPATASLPDTAHAEVVEDFVRNYLVQNGLLDTAGVFEREWYQRMGSGHSQLPHVYAQNRLLEVSLEETSAQLERYKEAARLAKERCVRMQKERDYHRMHHRRVVQEKDKLLSDLKRMKSHYSTYEPVLQQLQHKYQTVTREKMLVCLERDRAVSEVGSLQTTLHSVQTEDKTPTDNKHTQPSSKPPPKMVMREVPSDPPNPYRTSRQPVCAHLTRTAGFQSHSVIAASEYPISCTTLHPTKPLLVSASDDHTWRMWSIPSGELVLSGEGHNDWVSCVEYSPNGLCLASTSGDGTVKLWNTSSCINTFSEHQQPVWSCSWHWDSVLLASGGMDHTAKIWDTDRGVCVTTLRGHANSINCLSFMAYSSTLLTASADKTISLWDLRTGLCARTLYGHANSCNAVAPTLQGYEVYSCDCFGALIQWDLRSKRRPNKNWELGPCALNSLAVDPAGSIVCCASDDGCVRIVDAASDKEWRLEGDSPVLNVLLNHQADNLFSASSCGEVTIWQ, encoded by the exons ATGGCTGCTAATATCCTCACAACGTACTCTCCACACAATGTACAGGGTCGGCCGGATCCGgaacagctagctacacaaGGCTATCTCTTTAGCCTCGACCACGTGGCCACTATCTCTAGCCCCGCCCCTTTAGTTAATGAGGGGGGGGGCTTCATACGACCCCTTACCAAATACTGTATGATTGCCATAGCAACACAGACGTTACAACAAATGGAAGACACTTACTACTTGCAAG AGGAGCTGTTGGAGGGGGACAGTGATGATGGCTTCACATATGAAGAG GTGCCAGTGAGTGAGAGTGTGTCCTctg gtgatgAGGATCTTAGTGCTGCTGTACAGAATGTAACAGCAGGTATCAAAGCAACCCCAGCTACAGCCTCCCTACCAGacact GCCCATGCTGAAGTGGTGGAGGACTTTGTACGCAACTATCTAGTGCAGAATGGACTCTTGGATACTGCCGGTGTGTTTGAGAGAGAATGGTATCAGAGAATGGGAAGTGGACACAGTCAACTCCCTCATGTGTATGCTCA GAACAGGCTCCTGGAGGTATCACTGGAGGAGACCTCTGCCCAACTAGAGCGTTACAAAGAGGCTGCAAG GTTGGCTAAAGAGAGGTGTGTTCGGATGCAGAAGGAGCGTGATTATCATCGCATGCACCACAGGAGAGTGGTACAAGAGAAGGACAAGCTGCTCTCTGACCTCAAGAG AATGAAGAGTCACTATAGTACTTATGAGCCAGTGCTACAACAGCTACAACACAAGTACCAG ACTGTGACTAGAGAGAAGATGCTGGTGTGTTTGGAGAGGGACAGGGCAGTCTCTGag GTGGGCAGTCTACAGACCACACTACACTCTGTACAGACTGAAGACAAGACACCAACTgacaacaaacacacacaaccatCCAGCAAACCACCACCAAAg ATGGTGATGAGAGAGGTTCCCAGTGATCCCCCTAATCCATACCGTACTAGTAGACAGCCTGTGTGTGCTCACCTCACTCGCACCGCTGGGTTCCAGTCACACTCTGTCATAGCAGCCAGTGAGTACCCCATCAGTTGTACTACCCTCCATCCCACCAAGCCACTACTAGTGAGTGCTAGTGATGACCACACTTGGAGAATGTGGAGCATTCCAAG TGGAGAGCTAGTGTTGAGTGGTGAGGGACACAATGACtgggtgtcttgtgtggagtACTCGCCCAATGGCTTGTGTCTGGCCTCTACCTCGGGAGATGGGACAGTGAAACTCTGGAACACATCATCATGTATCAATACCTTCTCAGAGCACCAGCAACCAG TGTGGAGCTGCTCTTGGCACTGGGACAGTGTGTTACTAGCATCTGGTGGAATGGACCATACTGCCAAGATATGGGATACTGACAG gggtgtgtgtgtgaccacTCTGCGTGGCCATGCTAACTCCATCAACTGCCTCTCATTCATGGCTTATTCTAGTACACTATTGACAGCCTCTGCTGACAAGACCATCTCTCTGTGGGACCTACGCACT GGTTTGTGTGCGCGGACTCTCTATGGTCATGCTAACTCTTGCAATGCAGTAGCACCCACACTCCAA GGTTATGAAGTGTATTCTTGTGATTGTTTCGGAGCTCTGATACAATGGGACCTCCGCTCCAAGAGGAGACCTAACAAGAACTGGGAGCTGGGACCATGTGCTCTCAACTCACTGGCCGTGGACCCAGCAG GTAGTATTGTGTGCTGTGCTAGTGATGATGGGTGTGTGAGGATTGTGGATGCTGCCTCTGACAAG gaatGGAGGCTGGAGGGAGATAGCCCTGTACTGAATGTGTTGCTCAACCATCAAGCTGACAACCTCTTCTCTGCAAGCTCATGTGGAGAAGTCACTATATGGCAATAA
- the LOC135334843 gene encoding alpha-tocopherol transfer protein-like, protein MASLSSLSGDTLKKAQKELFEDPDKRLEVISQLRDSIEQWTPTVDDQYEQNLIFARKEDKFLLRFLRAKKFDVDRSLKLYVNYYKYRSKYAHILGEMSVSSAEGLLSGGGLCVLPPRNGPRVIIIRVDCFDFDNIVPGDLLKSLLLVFDRILDIDEEAQVHGFVVVEDLSGFSLMAAMHIAGQEAVRKGVLVELMQESFPARFKGIHLLSQPWYFSLVFTIIRPFLKQKLRDRFQLHGTDYDSLHEVIPPEYLPEEYGGTLSAVEEYAAIKLFPTGQN, encoded by the exons ATGGCCAGTTTATCGTCCCTCAGCGGAGACACACTCAAGAAGGCACAGAAAGAGTTGTTTGAAGATCCTGACAAGAGACTGGAGGTCATCTCACAGCTCAGAGACAGCATCGAGCAATGGACGCCCACTGTTGATGACCAGTATGAGCAAAACCTCATATTTGCTCGGAAAGAGGACAAGTTTCTGTTGAGGTTTCTCAGAGCTAAGAAGTTTGATGTTGATCGCTCGTTGAAGTTATATGTCAACTACTACAAGTATCGTAGCAAGTATGCCCATATACTGGGAGAGATGAGTGTGTCGTCAGCCGAGGGGTTGCTGAGTGGAGGAGGATTGTGTGTACTGCCACCACGCAATGGGCCTAGGGTCATCATCATACGTGTAGACTGTTTTGACTTTGACAATATAGTGCCAGGAGATTTGCTCAAGAGTCTATTGTTGGTGTTTGATAGGATACTGGATATTGATGAGGAGGCACAGGTGCAcggttttgtggtggtagaGGATTTGTCTGGCTTCTCTCTAATGGCTGCCATGCACATTGCAGGACAAGAGGCAGTGAGGAAGGGAGTGCTAGTAGAGCTCATGCAG GAATCATTCCCTGCACGCTTCAAAGGCATCCACTTGCTCTCTCAACCGTGGTACTTTAGTCTAGTGTTCACTATAATCCGCCCATTCCTCAAGCAAAAGCTGCGAGACAGG TTTCAGTTGCATGGGACTGACTATGACTCCCTGCATGAGGTCATTCCCCCTGAGTATCTACCAGAGGAGTATGGGGGTACATTGTCAGCTGTTGAGGAATATGCTGCCATCAAATTATTCCCAACTGGACAGAATTAA
- the LOC135334841 gene encoding cyclin-D-binding Myb-like transcription factor 1 — protein MADDGTGKEDGYKDLHERWVRGLPLAELDTQVGSCKRGRWSPDELALLRSNVDHFIQENDVRDLDEFIFSRKRGERSDFYRDIAKGIQRPIFTIYTKVIHLFNVRNYVGRWSSSQEKELMRLQGLHGNRWSIIGRELGVSGRAAQDKYRNLKHRERVGKWSVCEEERLSGAVRSLGTESWQNIAECVRTRNGFQCRQKWVHLQAWRESGGEKTWSECDDVQLLHSLAGACVETEDAVKWACLCEGWEAARSASYLRTKWTALRRGVPRYQHNTFSDNLEYLLEHRLPALERLVHQNFSHSVN, from the exons ATGGCAGATGATGGTACAGGTAAAGAGGACGGGTACAAAGATCTCCACGAACGGTGGGTGAGAGGACTGCCTTTAGCAGAGCTTGACACACAAG TTGGTAGCTGTAAGAGAGGACGATGGAGTCCTGATGAGCTAGCACTCCTCAGAAGCAACGTGGACCACTTCATCCAG GAGAACGACGTTCGTGATTTGGATGAGTTCATATTCTCTAGGAAACGAGGAGAAAGAAGTGATTTCTACCGAGATATTG CTAAAGGAATACAACGTCCAATCTTCACCATATACACAAAAGTCATTCATTTGTTTAACGTGCGGAACTACGTCGGTAGATGGAGTAGTAGTCAAGAAAAAGAGCTTATGAG ACTACAAGGTCTCCATGGCAACAGATGGTCCATTATTGGGAGAGAATTaggtgtgagtgggcgtgctGCTCAGGACAAGTACAGGAATCTCAAGCACAGAGAACGTGTTG GAAAGTGGAGTGTTTGTGAGGAAGAGAGGTTGAGTGGGGCTGTGAGATCACTTGGAACTGAGTCTTGGCAGAACATAGCTGAGTGCGTACGTACAAGAAATGGTTTCCAATGTCGTCAGAAGTGGGTGCACTTGCAAGCATGGCGGGAGAGTGGTGGGGAGAAGACATGGAGCGAATGTGATGATGTTCAACTGCTGCATAGCCTTGCTGGTGCGTGTGTGGAGACAGAGGATGCAGTCAAGTGGGCGTGTCTATGTGAGGGCTGGGAGGCAGCACGATCTGCCAGCTATCTACGCACTAAATGGACTGCTTTAAGGAGAGGTGTTCCACGCTACCAACACAATACGTTCTCTG ATAACCTGGAATATCTGTTGGAACACAGACTACCTGCACTGGAGAGATTGGTCCATCAAAACTTCTCTCATTCAGTTAACTAG
- the LOC135334797 gene encoding transportin-1-like, whose protein sequence is MSWSPDEASLTQIVQLLRESQASADTETQRSVEQRLEALNQYPDFNNYLVFVLTKLKTHNVLDEPTRAIAGLILKNNVKQHYVGFPPEIKTFIKSESLQIVGDPSALIRATVGTLISTIANRGELVHWPELLPALCQLIDSPDTFACEGAFSTLLKICEDCSDQLDSDALNRPLNVLIPKFIQYFHHQNPVIRSHAIACCNQFITSQPPALVLNIVPLIEGLFSASGDDSGEVRKNVCRALVQLVEVGASDLLPHIHPIVEYMLIRTQDSNEVVSLEACEFWLTLADQSICLEALSPYLHRVVPVLLNGMKYSGYDVLLLKCDVDDQDVPDKETDIRPRFHKAKTQGGGDLSDSDDEDDMRKEALTDWNLRKCSAAALDVLSCVFHESLLPVLLPILKQNLLSSDWLVKESAILALGAVSEGCMEGMIPQLPEVVPYLINSLSDGKALVRSITCWTLSRYSHWLIADNQHLQQLMAELLKRILDPNKRVQEAACSAFATLEEDACTELVPYLGDILKVLMSAFRRYQTKNLIMLYDAIGTLADSVGNHLNKPEYIQELMPPLIDKWNTLKDEDKDLFPLLECLSSVATALQSGFLPYCETVFQRCVSLVAQNLHQTQVALANRENMAPPDKEFMIVALDLLSGLAEGLQTHIEKLLVQSNLLTLLYQCMQDDTAEVRQSSFALLGDITKACFQHVYPSIGDFMSVLSKNLNPLMISVCNNATWAIGELCIQLGAGMKDYHSLVLSQLIDNINRPGTPKTLLENTAITIGRLGLVCPTEVAPYLPSFIAMWCTTLRNIRDNDEKDSAFRGVCSLISVNPSGILQHFMFFCDAIASWSVPKDDLKAIFHKILHGFKNEVGDSNWKAFADQFPAVLRDKLAVTYGV, encoded by the exons ATGTCTTGGAGTCCTGACGAGGCGAGCTTAACGCAGATTGTCCAGTTACTTCGCGAGAGTCAAGCGAGCGCTGACACTGAAACACAGAGATCTGTAGAGCag cgaCTGGAAGCCCTCAACCAATATCCTGACTTCAACAACTACCTTGTGTTTGTGCTCACCAAGCTAAAGACTCACAATGTGTTGGACGAACCCACGAGGGCTATTGCTGGACTCATACTCAAGAATAATGTCAAGCAGCATTACGTTGGCTTCCCCCCAGAGATTAAGACCTTCATAAAATCTGAAAGCTTGCAGATAGTAGGTGATCCATCAGCTCTCATCCGTGCGACCGTTGGTACCCTGATTAGCACTATAGCTAACAGGGGAGAGTTGGTTCACTGGCCAGAGCTATTACCAGCACTCTGTCAACTCATTGACTCTCCTGATACATTCGCCTGTGAA ggggCGTTTAGTACACTCTTGAAGATCTGTGAAGATTGCTCGGACCAACTTGACTCTGATGCTCTCAATCGTCCTCTCAATGTTCTCATTCCAAAGTTCATTCAGTACTTCCATCATCAGAACCCGGTCATTCGTTCCCATGCCATTGCCTGCTGTAATCAGTTCATCACTAGCCAACCACCAGCTCTGGTCCTCAACATAGTGCCCCTTATAgag ggtCTATTCTCAGCCAGTGGTGATGACAGTGGAGAGGTGCGTAAGAATGTGTGCAGGGCTCTAGTGCAGCTGGTGGAAGTGGGGGCCTCTGATCTACTCCCACACATCCATCCTATAGTGGAGTATATGCTCATACGCACTCAGGATAGCAATGAGGTGGTTTCACTTGAAGCTTGTGAGTTCTGGCTGACATTAGCAGACCAGTCCATCTGTTTGGAGGCTCTCTCCCCTTACCTACACAG GGTGGTGCCTGTGCTGCTCAATGGCATGAAATACTCTGGTTATGATGTCCTCTTGTTAAAG TGTGATGTGGATGACCAAGATGTTCCAGACAAGGAGACAGATATAAGACCACGATTCCACAAGGCTAAAACACAAGGTGGCGGTGATCTGAGTGATTCTGATGATGAGGATGACATGAGGAAAGAGGCTCTGACTGACTGGAACCTGCGCAAGTGTTCTGCTGCAGCTCTGGATGTGTTGTCTTGTGTGTTCCACGAAAGCCTGCTCCCTGTACTACTGCCCATACTCAAGCAGAACCTACTGTCTAGTGATTGGCTGGTTAAAGAGTCAGCTATCCTTGCTCTAGGTGCAGTGTCTGAGGGTTGTATGGAGGGCATGATCCCACAGCTTCCAGAGGTGGTCCCGTATCTCATCAACTCTCTATCTGATGGCAAGGCTTTAGTGCGCTCCATCACTTGTTGGACATTGAGTAGATACTCTCATTGGCTCATTGCTGACAACCAACACCTCCAGCAGCTCATGGCAGAG CTACTCAAGAGGATACTGGATCCTAACAAGAGAGTACAGGAAGCGGCTTGCAGTGCGTTTGCTACTCTGGAGGAAGATGCTTGTACAGAGCTAGTACCTTATCTGGGGGACATCCTCAAGGTCTTGATGAGTGCTTTCAGGCGCTATCAGACTAAGAACCTCATCATGCTTTATGATGCTATTGGCACTCTGGCAGACTCTGTAGGCAACCACCTCAACAAGCCA GAGTACATACAAGAGCTGATGCCTCCGCTTATTGACAAGTGGAATACTCTCAAAGATGAAGACAAAGATCTTTTCCCACTGTTAGAG TGTTTGTCTTCGGTTGCCACAGCGTTGCAGTCTGGCTTCCTCCCATATTGTGAGACTGTGTTCCAGCGCTGCGTTTCATTGGTCGCACAAAACCTCCACCAAACACAAGTGGCACTAGCTAATCGGGAGAATATGGCACCTCCAGACAAGGAGTTTATGATAGTAGCACTGGACCTATTGTCAGGCCTGGCAGAGGGATTACAGACACACATAGAGAAGCTGTTGGTACAGAGCAACCTGCTCACACTGTTGTATCAATGCATGCAAGATGACACTGCTGAAGTCAGACAGTCCTCGTTTGCTCTATTAGGGGACATCACTAAAGCTTGCTTCCAACATGTCTATCCCAGCATTG GTGACTTTATGAGTGTATTGAGCAAGAATCTGAATCCACTCATGATCTCTGTGTGCAATAATGCCACCTGGGCCATTGGTGAGCTGTGTATTCAGTTAGGAGCTGGCATGAAGGACTATCATTCTCTGGTCCTCTCTCAACTCATTGACAACATCAACCGTCCTGGTACTCCTAAGACCCTCCTCGAAAATACAGCCATTACGATTGGTCGACTTGGTCTAGTATGCCCTACAGAAGTGGCCCCCTACCTACCTTCCTTCATTGCCATGTGGTGTACTACACTGCGCAATATTCGAGACAATGATGAAAAGGATTCTGCCTTTCGTGGAGTGTGTTCTTTGATCAGTGTGAATCCATCTGGTATCTTGCAGCACTTTATGTTCTTCTGTGATGCCATAGCTTCTTGGTCTGTTCCTAAAGATGACTTAAAGGCAATATTCCACAAG aTCTTGCATGGCTTCAAGAATGAAGTGGGTGACTCGAACTGGAAAGCGTTTGCTGACCAGTTTCCTGCTGTTTTGAGGGACAAGCTGGCGGTTACCTATGGTGTCTAG
- the LOC135334846 gene encoding uncharacterized protein LOC135334846 yields MDMDMNAILCGRNPISRLQEICQQWALPPPVYREASGTYSQFGSEVTFTVEGSTVTFNGMGRNKKMAKTRSAEEALIFLAATKPHLLEHPPPPDPEMLDEALSEIRLKAQANKQRSEPLDMRALARETEELSHVRVNLDLSKLIQQSRTRLGLSQKEFAARINEKPIVVIDYEGSRAIPNNQILVKMERTLGVHLIGERAGQPKVLGRGSKRRAAQ; encoded by the exons ATGGATATGGATATGAATGCAATTCTTTGTGGAAGAAATCCAATCAGTCGTCTCCAGGAGATATGTCAGCAATGGGCGCTGCCTCCTCCTGTCTACAGAGAAGCTTCGGGTACCTACAGCCAGTTTGGTAGTGAGGTTACCTTCACAGTGGAGGGCAGCACGGTCACCTTCAACGGAATGGGCAGGAATAAAAAGATGGCCAAGACCAGATCTGCTGAGGAGGCGCTGATATTCCTGGCAGCCACTAAGCCTCACTTGTTGGAGCATCCCCCCCCTCCTGATCCT gAGATGTTAGACGAAGCCTTATCTGAGATACGTTTGAAAG CTCAGGCCAATAAGCAGCGATCAGAGCCACTGGACATGCGAGCCTTGGCCAGGGAAACTGAGGAACTGAGTC ATGTGAGGGTTAACTTGGACCTGAGCAAGTTGATCCAGCAAAGCAGGACAAGGCTCGGACTCAGTCAGAAAGAGTTTGCTGCT AGAATTAACGAGAAACCAATTGTGGTCATTGATTACGAAGGTAGTCGAGCCATCCCCAACAATCAGATCCTTGTTAAGATGGAGAGGACGTTGG GAGTGCACTTGATAGGGGAGAGAGCTGGTCAACCCAAGGTACTGGGCAGAGGAAGCAAGAGGAGAGCTGCTCAATAA
- the LOC135334857 gene encoding transcription and mRNA export factor ENY2-like isoform X1, producing MFSGELESYQTDKKRREVQIRTQVSQKLEESGERDKLKELLRGRLRECGWRDQLKDHCRGIITQKGLSNVTVDGLIQEITPKARASVPDAVKKELLTRIREYLEKQT from the exons ATGTTTTCAGGAGAACTTGAAAG CTATCAGACAGACAAGAAGAGAAGGGAAGTGCAGATCAGAACACAAGTCAGTCAAAAGCTGGAGGAAAGTGGAGAGAGAGATAA ACTCAAAGAGCTATTGCGTGGTCGTCTAAGAGAGTGTGGTTGGAGGGACCAGTTGAAGGACCATtgcagag GTATCATCACTCAGAAGGGCCTCAGTAATGTCACTGTAGATGGTCTTATTCAAGAAATCACACCCAAAGCACGGG CCTCTGTACCTGATGCTGTCAAGAAGGAGCTATTGACACGCATACGAGAATACTTAGAGAAGCAAACTTAA